A region from the Rhinoderma darwinii isolate aRhiDar2 chromosome 2, aRhiDar2.hap1, whole genome shotgun sequence genome encodes:
- the LOC142740981 gene encoding speedy protein 1-B-like, with amino-acid sequence MRRSVQHLPSRARARRRGRMTLSCCQKSGQLFSHSLYLLAMVLMYFRRAGLRTEEYRTYFFPCLFLANQFEEDIPFHREIYTWARGWKWTLKKEQLLHLRNLLLIRMTFRAWVDRTTCDLIMAEDPDHWAWKRERKIHHSWAIHRFRRDDEELRIKCPWISPLPCHLCNINLHPCKGEVAENILSQTDTKEEPGTADS; translated from the exons TTCAGCATCTGCCATCGAGGGCGAGAGCAAGAAGAAGAGGTCGGATGACCTTATCCTGCTGCCAGAAGAGCGGGCAGCTTTTTTCACACTCCTTG TATCTCCTGGCCATGGTCCTCATGTACTTTAGAAGAGCAGGACTGCGTACTGAGGAATATAGAACATATTTCTTTCCATGTCT GTTTTTAGCCAACCAATTTGAAGAGGACATACCGTTTCATCGAGAGATCTACACCTGGGCCCGAGGATGGAAGTGGACTTTAAAGAAGGAACAGCTACTTCACTTACGCAACCTGTTGCTGATCCGGATGACATTTAGAGCTTGGGTGGACCGGACCACCTGTGATCTG ATCATGGCAGAAGACCCTGACCATTGGGCATGGAAGAGGGAGAGAAAAATCCATCACAGCTGGGCCATACACCGGTTCAGAAGGGATGATGAAGAGCTCCGCATCAAATGCCCATGGATCAGCCCCCTACCCTGCCACCTCTGTAACATCAATCTCCATCCATGCAAGGGGGAAGTGGCTGAAAACATCCTTTCCCAGACAGACACAAAGGAGGAACCCGGAACAGCAGATTCATAA